A single window of Rhipicephalus microplus isolate Deutch F79 chromosome 5, USDA_Rmic, whole genome shotgun sequence DNA harbors:
- the LOC142761624 gene encoding uncharacterized protein LOC142761624 gives MKVGPAYSLFNVDTGAALRILVEKGLLEKSALATAWFIETVAKWFCIMTSRTTKLALSKVFETERQASIGFLKNFVVLFEGLSIGTVKNAPWKPVQIGAILSTLSVLELQEYSLSFCKFRFLFLGRFCQDALENFFSSLRAKHPIPRLYEFKCALRSTTLAQFLHASADGSYTKDGGFLLAGLSSDNEDSTRETVLIPADIHDMNMLEHKSFLYFAGYVVHSAKKLVKNCGACVSAMTGNKDVPRLTQLKSYKEKLALCVASEAVVEVLKVAQSHFQKNKEQHIHNHVPVSATKIAVKSAISCNTLFPHCHNVLEAILSVFFSARMHIQVRKETLARSMQIDNKCGSKSVGMRAAVANLP, from the coding sequence ATGAAGGTGGGCCCTGCTTACAGTCTTTTCAATGTGGATACTGGGGCTGCACTGCGCATCCTTGTTGAGAAGGGCTTGCTAGAGAAGTCCGCGCTTGCCACTGCTTGGTTTATTGAAACTGTGGCCAAGTGGTTCTGCATCATGACATCACGAACAACCAAACTTGCCTTGAGTAAAgtttttgagacagagaggcaGGCAAGTATTGGCTTTCTCAAGAATTttgttgtactttttgaagggctCTCTATCGGCACCGTCAAAAATGCCCCATGGAAGCCTGTGCAGATAGGGGCTATTCTCAGTACGCTCTCTGTACTTGAGCTGCAGGAGTATTCCCTATCATTTTGCAAATTCCGCTTTCTGTTCCTTGGCAGATTTTGCCAAGATGCGCTGGAAAATTTCTTCTCTTCTCTTAGAGCTAAGCATCCGATTCccaggttatatgaatttaagtgcGCGTTGCGTTCCACAACGTTAGCACAGTTTCTACACGCTAGTGCTGATGGCAGCTACACTAAGGACGGTGGCTTTTTACTTGCTGGTTTGAGCTCAGACAATGAAGACAGCACCAGAGAAACAGTTTTAATTCCtgctgacattcatgacatgaatatGTTAGAGCACAAGTCATTTTTGTACTTCGCAGGGTATGTTGTTCACAGTGCTAAGAAGTTAGTAAAAAACTGTGGTGCTTGTGTAAGTGCCATGACAGGGAACAAAGACGTTCCGCGACTCACGCAGCTGAAATCGTACAAAGAAAAGTTAGCGTTGTGTGTAGCTTCTGAAGCAGTTGTAGAAGTTCTAAAGGTAGCGCAGTCtcactttcaaaaaaataaagagcagcaTATCCATAATCATGTTCCTGTATCAGCCACCAAAATTGCTGTTAAAAGTGCGATATCGTGTAATACCTTGTTTCCACACTGTCATAATGTATTGGAGGCTATTCTTTCCGTGTTCTTCTCCGCAAGGATGCACATACAAGTAAGGAAAGAGACATTGGCTCGAAGCATGCAAATCGACAATAAATGTGGAAGTAAAAGTGTAGGAATGAGAGCTGCTGTGGCCAACCTTCCTTAA